The region CATTACTCAGTTTTAGCGGGTACTTAAATTGTATTGTGATGCAAGCAAAGAAATAGGAAGTAATGTATTCCAATTGAATAGAGAAAATTAGCCAGCTTCTGTTCCTGTAACATATGATATAAGATACAAATCCCTTATGCTCATTTTTACTCAGGGCTAGGGCATCCTGATGTTGTCAAAAAGTGAATGTCATGTGAAAAAACTGTCCCGCAAGCCATTTTGTGCAATCACCATGGCATCCGGTCAAATGGTACTCTCTCGCTATCAGAGAACTTTACATAGACTTCAGTGGTAGTGGTGAGGCAAAGCAATGAAATCAGCAGACAAAACCCAAGGTgccattcaaaaacaaataaaagaacactATTTTGCCTGCAACATGAATGATGTCAGGAGTTTCTACAGGAGCGGCCACAGGTAACCCACCTGAAATGTACATGAAGCCCCCGTACACCGTGCCCGCATGTCCGTAGTGAGGTTCGTTCATTTTGGCCACGTACGTCCACTCGTTCGTCCTCGGGTTGTAGCACTCCACCGTAGCTGACACAGGACAAAAAGAACGAGGGGGAAACGGAGGACAAAGAAATAGAGGGCAGCATTAGCAGAAAGTAGGCCAAGTGGGGAAAAACAGGAATAGCCACAAATGAGGTCCTGCAGGTTTCTTTGTGAGAAGAATAAAACGCGGCTAAAGTAAACCGTAGAGATGGCTACTGTGTGCAAGGGCCTCTGAGCAGGAGGTGTGAGGGTGGAGAGTGGGTGGCCCACTCTTCAGAGTTTCCTACAGAGATGACCATAATGGCCAAAGACAAGCAGCAatattaacttctgtaccttctgccctcatgtaaacacacagaattcagatacaacttataaagccccaaacttgggttattttgtgtttttctcctttttccttcCCATTTTGTCACCACCAATGCATTTGGACATTGGACAGCTACAATTTCtgccaataaaaacatctgATCAATGTAGCCTGTTCAATGTAGCCAACTGCAGGATACTcggatacacaggcaaaatgggATACATAAGGAAGTGCTAGTCTAGCTTCTAAAGagcaaacaacaacattaaagAACATCTTTATTGCAAAAGCACGTGCCATTTTAACTAGGCAAATGAAACTACCTTGCAAATGCcatgttttgaaatgaatgttAGCTAGGTCTATAAATTGTCTACCGTGTAGGCCTATACAATAACCTTAGTttaatcagtttaaaaatatgacaaacactttgaatttatttgtaattcatggtAAACGGAAAAATGGTTGAATCTATTCCTATGTGTTCCTTTGAGCTCGGGTTTGAGCCCGAGGAGAAAAGCCATtgtgttgggaaaaaaaaacaacaaaaaaaaacaaaaaaagaaaacaaacacctggGTGGACTGAGTCCATTCCCTATTGAGCACCATCTGTACTGTCTCTGGTGAACACAATGAGGCTGTCCTTAGTTGCGCTACAATTCCAAGAAAACAATCTGACTGCCAAAGCACCATCTGAaaatcaaagttttttttcatacagCACGCACAACACACTCCCACCCCCTTTCATGccagtgtaaaaaataattcaaaagtgATTTCATGCCAAAAGTGGCTGAGCCCTTTTTGTATCAGAGTCAGCGTGCACATTTGAAGTCGATGTGAAGCCTGTGTTCTCTGAGGGAAGCCCGTAAACCGAGGCTACCTCAGCCTCAGTGCGAAAGATCCAAGTTGAAATGTTTGAATAATAAGCACGCCATTTCAACCTATGATGAACGCAGACACCCTAACACCCTACCCCAAGATCTCTTCACATCATTAAGCAGCCAGTGTAGAAAAGCGTAAATGAGGACAGTCTAACAAGCAAGAGAAGCATGTCGCCTCTTACTTCACACGttctgaacctaaacatttCTTATGAGTGTAAAAAATTTCTAAATTCCTTAAAAAGTATTCTGGTAACAGAACgttgtagtttttaaattatgttaataAATGAACGAACGAGactgaattaatgaatgcaaatgagtgaataaataaataaaaccactgTATCAGCTCAGCCACTGTGTGCTATGCTCACGATAATGGTAAAGTAATGATATGCCCCATTTGGGTGCTTCTGAGAACAGCAGTGGTGTAGAGAAGAAGCGAAGGGGTTTTTAGGCTACATAAAAACGGAAGCTTTCCTTTCAGGGTTAGGACCCCTGAGCAGACTGGGGGCGTGCTGCAACGGGACGCCTGCCAGCAGCCTCCAGGCATTTTAATTACACACATTCCAAGGGCCGTTCCTCCGTCCACCACACCCCCTAAAAACCTGACCTCCATCCACAACAGCCCCTGTGTCCCCTGCTTCAGGGACCAGCAGTGGTGAAATGAAGAGAAGCCCCCCGAAATCTGTGTCAAAGTCATACGACTTCCTGCAAAGGCAAACCAGACTCGCGCCCACAACTCGGAACTTCAACGGCTTTCGCACAACCTGAAATGAGGGCTGCAGTGACTCATGCAGGTGACGAGTATGTACACAGTTTTTGTCTGCTCCAGATATTTTGGAGTGTTTTATTCAGCTATAACAACGCCTTCACAGCAGGGCAGGAACCAATACATCAGTCCACTCACACGTCACTGAAAAAACATATTGACagggaaaatgtatcaaaaCATAAGCTGGCGCTTTTGTCCACGGTTATCAACGACTAAGGGCCATTACTGCCCTAGTACTCAAATCCAACGGATCACATGCTGTCTGACTGATCACAGTTTTAGATGAAATTCCACTTGATGTGCCAGTGCtttccaatgaaaaaaaaaaaaaaacaagtgagagTCAAGGGTACCAATTGACCTACAAAACCGTACAATGCACAGCACAGTTCCGCGCGGAAGCaaatttgtctttaaaaaaaagcaccttAACCGACACGGCAGAGTACGTCTTCCAAAGACGTGCAGGCCTTTCTGCAGCTGCACGACCCCCATTACCAATAGAATAAGAGCGGTCGTCTCCCATGCAAGCCGCTCCACTGAAACATAAAGACGGCAGTAATCAACCCATGTCAGTGAAGGCTCTGAAGTACGACTGCGATGCGTAGCGCTGCTCCGCAGGCCCGAGCCACACGCACCCTACAAGCTTTACGAGGTTTCCCCCCGTATGCCAGGGCCCCGCGATGCCCACTCACCCAGCTCGCCCGCCGCGTTGCGCCCGCCCACGGCGTACAGGTGCCCCTTGAGGGCGCTGAGGTGGAAGAAGGTGCGCTTCTCGTTCAGGCAGGAGACCTGCATCCACCGGTTGCAGCGCGGGTCGTAGCGGAACACCGTGTCCACCGCCGTCTTGCCTTTGGTGTCGTAGTTGCTCTGGCCGCCCACCACGTACAGGAAGTTGCCGATGACGGCGATGCCGTGCTGGTAGCGCGGCGCGTCCATGGGCGCCAGCGCCTTCCACTCGTGCGCCTTCTCGTCGAACAGCCGCAGCTCCTTGCTGACCACCAGCTGCTGCCGCAGCACGCCGCCCAGCGTCACCAGGTGCGCGCTGTCCGAGCGGATGGCCGTCCTCTCCGACTGCATGACCGGCTGCATGTAGGGCATCATCTGGTAGTTGCTGGCCTCCAGGAGGAGGTTGACGCAGGTGTTGTTGGTGCGCATGAAGTCCACCGTCTGCACGTGGTTGATGAGCTCCTGCGGGCTCATGAGGGGGAAGCGGATGTTCTTCATCAGCTTGGCCGCGTGCTCCATGCGCCCCTCGTCGTAGCGCAGCCAGCGGCAGGCGGCCTTGAACAGGTCCAGCTCGCCACAGTGCTTCAGGCTGTTGCTGGAGAGCACGAAGGCCAGCCGCTCGAAGGGCAGCTTGACGAACTCCCCCGTGCCCAGCAGAGAGGGGAAGTTCTTCAGGATGAAGTCGTTGACGTACTTGTCCACCTCCGTGAGGTTGTACGCGTTGGCGATGCGGCCCACCTCCACGCAGTTGTCTAGCGAGACCTGACCAATTAAGAAAGCAGTGAGGAACGTCTTGCATTAAAAGGCCATTCTACTCTCCCTTTACAGGCAGAGACATTCAAGACTAATGAACTAGTGAACTGGATACCCCATGAAAGAAGATAATAAAAGCTATTTTGAGTATAcagtaaaaaaacatgaatatatttaattaatgaaacatATCAATGGTGTCTTTAGAATCCACACACCTGAACAGAGGGGCCAAGCACAGGGTCTTAGTGCCTACACTGCACTACATGGCTAGAAGTATATGGACACCtcacatccaacatctcatccaaaattatgggaaaTTAACATGGAGtcggtccaccctttgctgcaataaaaatctccactcttctgggaagcctttatactaaatgttgaagcattgctgcagggatttgctcccattcagccagaagagtaacagtgaggttgggcactgattgggagATTAGGCCTGGGTCGAAGTTGCCTTTCCAACTGACCCAAAAATCatttgatggggttgaggtcagggctcggTGCAGGTCATTCAAGTTCTAATTCTAgttccacaccgttctcaacaaaaccatttctatatggacctcactgtgtacccgggggcattgtcatgctgaaacaggaaagggccttccccaaaatgGGGAAACACACGTCTAGAATgttgattgtatgctgtagcattacgatttaccttcactggaactatggggcctagcccaaaccatgaaaagtaGTCCTAGACCAAGGGGCaaccagatacttttggtcatatagtgtattttcaCTGTGACAAATTATAGTCAGAGCAGAAATATAACAAACACAGAAAGGACAAATACTACTTTGATGTTTGGGCAATATTTGACACCACTGATGAAGacttcacacaaaaaagaaacaaacaaattgaATAGATTCACTTGCTATAAATGTATACACCAGGGCTGCTCAACCGTGTTTCTGGAGATCCATCGCCCAGTAGGTTTCTTTCCAAACCTAACAAACCATACCtccctcattcaacagccagagatttCCTTCATCTGctatttagttgttttttttaagcttctttttttttttttacgagaaAGACATGCACTGCGAACCGGTGGTCTGGATGACCGTTTTGGATGATCGATGGAATGAGGGCTCAGTTTGGGAGTGGGGGCAGTTTGCAGGTCTCACCCCTGATATGAGAAAGACTTTACAGAAGTCCAGAACGGGGAGGATCTGGAGGAAACTGGCGGCTTCAAGCGTGTCCTGCAGGTTCTCCATGTTGAGGGAGAGCTTGGCTGTGTAGATGAAATCGATGATCTTTTTCAGGCCTATTCGGTTAACACCATGGAGCTTGATGCACACTAAATCTTGTTCCTTCATTCCACCTGCAGGCAAGatgcaagcacatacacaaGGTGTATAAAGTGCACTTACGTATTCTGTTCAAcgtgaaatatatgaataaatttaAGCACAGCAGAGTGCTTGTGGAAGGCAAGTTCTTTTCTTCAAACGGTACATGCACAATGCCATTCCGGTACATAAGCAACTGACAAAAATTCAGCCTCAAGGCACTGTAACCTCGGTTATACTTTGACTGTGACTGATGTACCTGCACATCGTTTTCCTTTTCAGtacaatgtaaatattatattcatcATCCTCGCTGGTTTGGTTCGTTTTTTCCATCCATGGCATCAATGCTGACCAGAGAGGATGGATCACTGTACAGTTagatggaaaaatggaaaacatttatcCATCTTACTGTACAGCGATCCATCTCCTCTGGGTGGCATTCTATCTTACCTTTACAACTCtgtaaaactgaagaaaaatggGAGGGAAAAAGGGTAGTGAACTCTGCTTCGGAACATAATGTACTCAATGCCAGAATGTACAAGATACCACAATCTGCTTTCATTTCGAgcagctttttatttcattatcatCAATTTACttagaaaaaattaataaatgtaaaaagagaCTAAAACTCACACTCGGGGggtgggtgatggggggggagcCTTTACAatttaaagggaaataaatacaGAGAAGGAACAGCAGGAATTAAATCCCCGAGCAGCCATGCTGTGTCTCTGAAGTACTGTTCAGCAAAAAGCCTCTTTAAGGAGACTGACAACCAAATAACATTCGCTTCCACCACGCATCCAAAATAAGCACAGGatttttctgtctgtatttaacacacacaaactgacaaactGAGCGTCTCTAAAATGCCACTGTGGGCCCACCTACGGTCTTGGTGTACACTGACATTTGCGAGGGGAAAACCCCCCAGGTGGATCCATCCCGCTGTTTGAAATTAATCTCTGAGCCAAACCCACTCGGGCTCCAGATAGGCCCTGCGGTGCGAGAGTGGGGGTCGGCAGTGGTCTGCTTACCTGTAAACATCGCTTTGAAGTAGTCACTGGAGGAGGCCATCATCGCCCGGTGAACTGGAAAAGGTTCATCTCCGTCTCCTGGCAAGAGAGTGACGTCACAGAGTAATCCCTCTATCCTCAGCTGGTCAAACCCCTGAGAAGCAGAAAAGAGCAAACGTGTGAGAGAGGAAGCGAAGCGAAGGCCACAGCATCTCCCACAGGAACTCTGAAAGCCACCGTGTTCCTCACAGGGGTATGGCTGATACAAATTGGAATGAGGAAGTTGATGAGAACATAAAACGGATACCTAAAAACTCCGGTTGCAAACTTCTTAGGAGGAGTTTAAATGTCAACCTGTCACATTTTCCCACATATCCCCCATAAATGACTTTATAAAGTGGCCACTTCACTGTGAAGAAGCTGCATTACAGTGAGTACTATTCTGCATTTCCAGGGCCATACAAGGTGTTTGGTTAATTGCTCAGGTGAATGAAGGACACCATCACTCTAAAGCATATTCTTCCAAATGTGCAgttatgttcatttaaaataattaaaaccaatttCCCTGATTAATGAGgtttctgtattttcagcaCATTGTAGTTAGTACTATAGGCAGCACATATTCTCCTCTGGATGAGAATTGAGAATGtctgttaaatgaatgtaatgcaagGTATTTGTATGCTGAAATCATTCAACTTCTCCACAGCTgttgagtaaaaataaaaaacacattaaggAAGGTCACAGTTTACTCTGGCAAATAGCACATCTGCACACTTCCTATTTAAATTCACTTGCATCAGGtcattttccacaaattaaTAGAAGGAAGTACTAggtgtaataataacaattatttcaAGCTGGCATTTCTGCAGCACAATGCCTGATACAGTCAGGCCTCAATGGCAAACTGTGCTCACCATTAATATAAAAATCCCACTGAGCACTGTACACAAAGCACCAAGAGGCACGTCGCTTTTGTTTTACTAAAGTGCCCACACAATAATGCACTCACAAATGGCACCGACTGGAAACAAAATCAATGCCACATCATATTTTcaacacatcacatcacaaatCATGGCTCATATAATGTTAAGACAACAGGGCATTAACTTGTAAACAATTTGCCCCTTGACCACTGGAGACAGTTTAATGGTCTTGAGAGACAAACGTGGACGTGGCACAGCTTCTGTGGCCTGGCAGTGAAGCAGCCCTGCGTGCGGTTCTACTTGCAACTAAGCTCCAGATTCCCAACGCCAGCTTATCAGTCAACTGAACTGAAGGATAGTGATGGGCGTCCACCAACTGCCCTGTGGGCTTGGTTTCAGCAACGCGAAGCTGCACCTCACCACGCTGACAGATGGTCGCATACAGGGCGCGTGGCAGCCATCAGGAGCCACAGTGCCGCCCGTCACAGACCATTAGCCGCTCACACTGCATGCTGTTAACTTTGTCTAGAAAAGGCTGTTAACATGTGGCCTTTGGCAAGAACATACGAGAGCTTTCACATGTTCCATCAGCATGCGAATTAGGGCTAGAGAAATGAATTTAACTGATCGATCACACAAAATAATTGACATGAGGTTTTGATGCACAGATTAATCGCCACGCCAATTTAAGATCCACATCATTTCCCCCCCGAGCGTCTGTCAATGAACAAGTGCTGCTGATTGTTTTGGGGAAACGTTAGGATTAGAAGGGCTATTGCAGATAAATGTGTTCCTTTCTctaaacataattatttgttCGAATGTTCTGTGGGTCGGTGGGCATCTAATAGAATTAACTTCATTATGAAAGCCAATTTAAGAAACAGTTTGTGAGACTGGAAAGGTGGTCAGAGTATTGTTCAGATCCTTCATTGTATCAATaaactgttcagtgttttttctttttttacaacagaccaaatg is a window of Anguilla rostrata isolate EN2019 chromosome 9, ASM1855537v3, whole genome shotgun sequence DNA encoding:
- the LOC135262861 gene encoding kelch-like protein 13 isoform X8, giving the protein MKVSLGNDVGVSTHLQASKTGNTRFFTSNTQCSVVLQGFDQLRIEGLLCDVTLLPGDGDEPFPVHRAMMASSSDYFKAMFTGGMKEQDLVCIKLHGVNRIGLKKIIDFIYTAKLSLNMENLQDTLEAASFLQILPVLDFCKVFLISGVSLDNCVEVGRIANAYNLTEVDKYVNDFILKNFPSLLGTGEFVKLPFERLAFVLSSNSLKHCGELDLFKAACRWLRYDEGRMEHAAKLMKNIRFPLMSPQELINHVQTVDFMRTNNTCVNLLLEASNYQMMPYMQPVMQSERTAIRSDSAHLVTLGGVLRQQLVVSKELRLFDEKAHEWKALAPMDAPRYQHGIAVIGNFLYVVGGQSNYDTKGKTAVDTVFRYDPRCNRWMQVSCLNEKRTFFHLSALKGHLYAVGGRNAAGELATVECYNPRTNEWTYVAKMNEPHYGHAGTVYGGFMYISGGITHDTFQKELMCFDPEADKWTQKAPMTTVRGLHCMCTVADRLYVIGGNHFRGTSDYDDVLSCEYYSPALDLWTPIAAMLRGQSDVGVAVFQSKIYVVGGYSWNNRCMVEIVQKYDPETDEWHKVFDLPESLGGIRACTLTVFPPEDLSGSPSRESPLSAP
- the LOC135262861 gene encoding kelch-like protein 13 isoform X6 produces the protein MEHPAFRGETISVGLRDRYYCMSISLVEDDDPHMKVSLGNDVGVSTHLQASKTGNTRFFTSNTQCSVVLQGFDQLRIEGLLCDVTLLPGDGDEPFPVHRAMMASSSDYFKAMFTGGMKEQDLVCIKLHGVNRIGLKKIIDFIYTAKLSLNMENLQDTLEAASFLQILPVLDFCKVFLISGVSLDNCVEVGRIANAYNLTEVDKYVNDFILKNFPSLLGTGEFVKLPFERLAFVLSSNSLKHCGELDLFKAACRWLRYDEGRMEHAAKLMKNIRFPLMSPQELINHVQTVDFMRTNNTCVNLLLEASNYQMMPYMQPVMQSERTAIRSDSAHLVTLGGVLRQQLVVSKELRLFDEKAHEWKALAPMDAPRYQHGIAVIGNFLYVVGGQSNYDTKGKTAVDTVFRYDPRCNRWMQVSCLNEKRTFFHLSALKGHLYAVGGRNAAGELATVECYNPRTNEWTYVAKMNEPHYGHAGTVYGGFMYISGGITHDTFQKELMCFDPEADKWTQKAPMTTVRGLHCMCTVADRLYVIGGNHFRGTSDYDDVLSCEYYSPALDLWTPIAAMLRGQSDVGVAVFQSKIYVVGGYSWNNRCMVEIVQKYDPETDEWHKVFDLPESLGGIRACTLTVFPPEDLSGSPSRESPLSAP
- the LOC135262861 gene encoding kelch-like protein 13 isoform X7 codes for the protein MEHPAFRGETISVGLRDRSLVEDDDPHMKVSLGNDVGVSTHLQASKTGNTRFFTSNTQCSVVLQGFDQLRIEGLLCDVTLLPGDGDEPFPVHRAMMASSSDYFKAMFTGGMKEQDLVCIKLHGVNRIGLKKIIDFIYTAKLSLNMENLQDTLEAASFLQILPVLDFCKVFLISGVSLDNCVEVGRIANAYNLTEVDKYVNDFILKNFPSLLGTGEFVKLPFERLAFVLSSNSLKHCGELDLFKAACRWLRYDEGRMEHAAKLMKNIRFPLMSPQELINHVQTVDFMRTNNTCVNLLLEASNYQMMPYMQPVMQSERTAIRSDSAHLVTLGGVLRQQLVVSKELRLFDEKAHEWKALAPMDAPRYQHGIAVIGNFLYVVGGQSNYDTKGKTAVDTVFRYDPRCNRWMQVSCLNEKRTFFHLSALKGHLYAVGGRNAAGELATVECYNPRTNEWTYVAKMNEPHYGHAGTVYGGFMYISGGITHDTFQKELMCFDPEADKWTQKAPMTTVRGLHCMCTVADRLYVIGGNHFRGTSDYDDVLSCEYYSPALDLWTPIAAMLRGQSDVGVAVFQSKIYVVGGYSWNNRCMVEIVQKYDPETDEWHKVFDLPESLGGIRACTLTVFPPEDLSGSPSRESPLSAP
- the LOC135262861 gene encoding kelch-like protein 13 isoform X1; this encodes MHVYGLSLDCAVDQRCRWSFLTYNSRNGRGGPNEIRECKGRTSNKRQIRAAAIVAVYWDFGEGMEHPAFRGETISVGLRDRYYCMSISLVEDDDPHMKVSLGNDVGVSTHLQASKTGNTRFFTSNTQCSVVLQGFDQLRIEGLLCDVTLLPGDGDEPFPVHRAMMASSSDYFKAMFTGGMKEQDLVCIKLHGVNRIGLKKIIDFIYTAKLSLNMENLQDTLEAASFLQILPVLDFCKVFLISGVSLDNCVEVGRIANAYNLTEVDKYVNDFILKNFPSLLGTGEFVKLPFERLAFVLSSNSLKHCGELDLFKAACRWLRYDEGRMEHAAKLMKNIRFPLMSPQELINHVQTVDFMRTNNTCVNLLLEASNYQMMPYMQPVMQSERTAIRSDSAHLVTLGGVLRQQLVVSKELRLFDEKAHEWKALAPMDAPRYQHGIAVIGNFLYVVGGQSNYDTKGKTAVDTVFRYDPRCNRWMQVSCLNEKRTFFHLSALKGHLYAVGGRNAAGELATVECYNPRTNEWTYVAKMNEPHYGHAGTVYGGFMYISGGITHDTFQKELMCFDPEADKWTQKAPMTTVRGLHCMCTVADRLYVIGGNHFRGTSDYDDVLSCEYYSPALDLWTPIAAMLRGQSDVGVAVFQSKIYVVGGYSWNNRCMVEIVQKYDPETDEWHKVFDLPESLGGIRACTLTVFPPEDLSGSPSRESPLSAP
- the LOC135262861 gene encoding kelch-like protein 13 isoform X3; this translates as MQFDMPVYWDFGEGMEHPAFRGETISVGLRDRYYCMSISLVEDDDPHMKVSLGNDVGVSTHLQASKTGNTRFFTSNTQCSVVLQGFDQLRIEGLLCDVTLLPGDGDEPFPVHRAMMASSSDYFKAMFTGGMKEQDLVCIKLHGVNRIGLKKIIDFIYTAKLSLNMENLQDTLEAASFLQILPVLDFCKVFLISGVSLDNCVEVGRIANAYNLTEVDKYVNDFILKNFPSLLGTGEFVKLPFERLAFVLSSNSLKHCGELDLFKAACRWLRYDEGRMEHAAKLMKNIRFPLMSPQELINHVQTVDFMRTNNTCVNLLLEASNYQMMPYMQPVMQSERTAIRSDSAHLVTLGGVLRQQLVVSKELRLFDEKAHEWKALAPMDAPRYQHGIAVIGNFLYVVGGQSNYDTKGKTAVDTVFRYDPRCNRWMQVSCLNEKRTFFHLSALKGHLYAVGGRNAAGELATVECYNPRTNEWTYVAKMNEPHYGHAGTVYGGFMYISGGITHDTFQKELMCFDPEADKWTQKAPMTTVRGLHCMCTVADRLYVIGGNHFRGTSDYDDVLSCEYYSPALDLWTPIAAMLRGQSDVGVAVFQSKIYVVGGYSWNNRCMVEIVQKYDPETDEWHKVFDLPESLGGIRACTLTVFPPEDLSGSPSRESPLSAP
- the LOC135262861 gene encoding kelch-like protein 13 isoform X5, translated to MQFDMPVYWDFGEGMEHPAFRGETISVGLRDRSLVEDDDPHMKVSLGNDVGVSTHLQASKTGNTRFFTSNTQCSVVLQGFDQLRIEGLLCDVTLLPGDGDEPFPVHRAMMASSSDYFKAMFTGGMKEQDLVCIKLHGVNRIGLKKIIDFIYTAKLSLNMENLQDTLEAASFLQILPVLDFCKVFLISGVSLDNCVEVGRIANAYNLTEVDKYVNDFILKNFPSLLGTGEFVKLPFERLAFVLSSNSLKHCGELDLFKAACRWLRYDEGRMEHAAKLMKNIRFPLMSPQELINHVQTVDFMRTNNTCVNLLLEASNYQMMPYMQPVMQSERTAIRSDSAHLVTLGGVLRQQLVVSKELRLFDEKAHEWKALAPMDAPRYQHGIAVIGNFLYVVGGQSNYDTKGKTAVDTVFRYDPRCNRWMQVSCLNEKRTFFHLSALKGHLYAVGGRNAAGELATVECYNPRTNEWTYVAKMNEPHYGHAGTVYGGFMYISGGITHDTFQKELMCFDPEADKWTQKAPMTTVRGLHCMCTVADRLYVIGGNHFRGTSDYDDVLSCEYYSPALDLWTPIAAMLRGQSDVGVAVFQSKIYVVGGYSWNNRCMVEIVQKYDPETDEWHKVFDLPESLGGIRACTLTVFPPEDLSGSPSRESPLSAP
- the LOC135262861 gene encoding kelch-like protein 13 isoform X2 is translated as MHVYGLSLDCAVDQRCRWSFLTYNSRNGRGGPNEIRECKGRTSNKRQIRAAAIVAVYWDFGEGMEHPAFRGETISVGLRDRSLVEDDDPHMKVSLGNDVGVSTHLQASKTGNTRFFTSNTQCSVVLQGFDQLRIEGLLCDVTLLPGDGDEPFPVHRAMMASSSDYFKAMFTGGMKEQDLVCIKLHGVNRIGLKKIIDFIYTAKLSLNMENLQDTLEAASFLQILPVLDFCKVFLISGVSLDNCVEVGRIANAYNLTEVDKYVNDFILKNFPSLLGTGEFVKLPFERLAFVLSSNSLKHCGELDLFKAACRWLRYDEGRMEHAAKLMKNIRFPLMSPQELINHVQTVDFMRTNNTCVNLLLEASNYQMMPYMQPVMQSERTAIRSDSAHLVTLGGVLRQQLVVSKELRLFDEKAHEWKALAPMDAPRYQHGIAVIGNFLYVVGGQSNYDTKGKTAVDTVFRYDPRCNRWMQVSCLNEKRTFFHLSALKGHLYAVGGRNAAGELATVECYNPRTNEWTYVAKMNEPHYGHAGTVYGGFMYISGGITHDTFQKELMCFDPEADKWTQKAPMTTVRGLHCMCTVADRLYVIGGNHFRGTSDYDDVLSCEYYSPALDLWTPIAAMLRGQSDVGVAVFQSKIYVVGGYSWNNRCMVEIVQKYDPETDEWHKVFDLPESLGGIRACTLTVFPPEDLSGSPSRESPLSAP
- the LOC135262861 gene encoding kelch-like protein 13 isoform X4, producing the protein MPLKWKSGSPVSWKFPVPVLKTSRSSPLSPAYISLVEDDDPHMKVSLGNDVGVSTHLQASKTGNTRFFTSNTQCSVVLQGFDQLRIEGLLCDVTLLPGDGDEPFPVHRAMMASSSDYFKAMFTGGMKEQDLVCIKLHGVNRIGLKKIIDFIYTAKLSLNMENLQDTLEAASFLQILPVLDFCKVFLISGVSLDNCVEVGRIANAYNLTEVDKYVNDFILKNFPSLLGTGEFVKLPFERLAFVLSSNSLKHCGELDLFKAACRWLRYDEGRMEHAAKLMKNIRFPLMSPQELINHVQTVDFMRTNNTCVNLLLEASNYQMMPYMQPVMQSERTAIRSDSAHLVTLGGVLRQQLVVSKELRLFDEKAHEWKALAPMDAPRYQHGIAVIGNFLYVVGGQSNYDTKGKTAVDTVFRYDPRCNRWMQVSCLNEKRTFFHLSALKGHLYAVGGRNAAGELATVECYNPRTNEWTYVAKMNEPHYGHAGTVYGGFMYISGGITHDTFQKELMCFDPEADKWTQKAPMTTVRGLHCMCTVADRLYVIGGNHFRGTSDYDDVLSCEYYSPALDLWTPIAAMLRGQSDVGVAVFQSKIYVVGGYSWNNRCMVEIVQKYDPETDEWHKVFDLPESLGGIRACTLTVFPPEDLSGSPSRESPLSAP